TTAATTCTCTTGATTTATTAGTTTTTATCACTGCTAATAGATGACTTGCTCAACTTTTTATACATCGATATTTTTAGGACTTTTCTAAAAATAAAACTTAGCGCAGAATGATTTATGCATTGTAATATGTTCATTGTGCTCCGATTGGATTTAACTCAATGGAATATATTGAACTCTAATATTTATCTAGTTGTAAGTTTTCTTATGGCTATTTATTAATTCGATAAGGTTATTTAATTCATAATCTTGTCAAAATCTGTTAATAGTTATTGAATTAGCTATTAATCTACAAAAATTAAAATAATTTAAAAAATAAGGAAAAATATTAATAAGGAGGTTAAAATAAATGGTAAGACATCACCAGCCAAGAAAAGGGTCTGTTGCTTTTAGTCCAAGGAAAAGAGCAGCTAAAGAAACCCCTAGGGTAAAATCTTGGCCACAAATTGATGAACCAAAATTACTCGGCCTCGCAGGTTATAAAGTCGGTATGACTCACGCTATGGTCACTGATACCGATAAAAACTCTCCTACTAATGGTATGGATATTTTCACTCCAGTTACCGTATTGGAAGTACCTCCGGTCGTTGTGATGGGAATTAGAGCTTATGAAAAAACTTCTCGTGGATTGAAAGTAATCACCGAAGTTCTTGCAGACAATTTAGATAAAGAACTTTCTAGGAAAATTTCTCTTCCTAAGGAATACAATAAATCTGAAGCTATTGCAAAAATACAAGGTGCATTAGAAAACACAGAAGAAATTAGGGTATTAGTACACACAAATCCAAAAGTAACTAGCGTACCTAAGAAAAAACCGGACATTTTTGAATGTGGTATAGGTGGAGCAAATCCTGAAGAAAAATTAAATACTGCATTGGAATTATTAGGTAATGAAGTAAAAGCTAGTGAAATCTTCAACGAAGGTGAATTTGTTGATGCTATTGCAACTACCAAAGGAAAAGGATTCCAAGGTGTAGTAAAAAGATGGGGAATCAGAATTCAATATGGTAAAGCTGTTAGAGCAGGTAAAGGTAGACACGTAGGTTCTATTGGACCTTGGACACCTAGAAGAACCATGTGGACTGTTGCTCAAGCAGGTCAAATGGGATACCATAAAAGAACTGAATTCAATAAAAGAATTTTAAAAATCGCATCAGCAGATGAAGTTGACCAAGTCAATCCTGATGGTGGATTTGTAAAATACGGACTTGTTAAAAACGATTACGTTTTAGTCAAAGGATCCCTTCCAGGACCTTCTAAAAGATTAGTAATCTTAAGACAACCTATTAGGCCTAATAATAAAGCTGAGGATATACCTCAAATTAATTACATAAGTACAAAATCTAAACAAGGGGTATAATCATGAAAGTTAACGTTTATTCTATTAATGGGGAAGTAAAAGAGGAAATCGAACTTCCAGCTATTTTTGATGAAGTATACAGACCAGATTTAATCAAAAGAGCTGTACTTTCTGCACAATCTGCAAGAGTACAACCATGGGGAAACGATCCGATGGCAGGTAAAAGAACTTCTGCTAAAGGATGGGGTTCCGGTAGAGGTACTGCAAGAGTACCAAGGATTAAAAATGGTTCCAAAGCAGCTTTCGTACCAATGGCTATTGGTGGTAGAAAAGCACATCCTACTAGAGCTGAAAAAAATCATCACGAAAAAATCAACATAAAAGAAAGAAGATTTGCTATTAGATCTGCTGTTGCAGCAACTACCAATAAGGAAATTGTTGAAAACAGAGGTCACAAAGTTGCAGATTTAGAACAAGTACCTATCATTGTTGAAGATGACATCGAATCTGTAAAAACTACTAAACAAACTCGTGAAATCTTCCAAAACTTAGGCGTATATGATGATATTATTCGTGCTAAAGAAGGTAAAAGAATAAGAGCAGGTAGGGGTAAAACCAGAGGAAGAAAATATAAAAAAGTAAAAGGACCTCTTGTAGTCGTTGGTGAAGATAAAGGTATTAATTTAGGTGCAAGAAACCACGCTGGTGTGGATGTTGTTGCTGTTGAAAATTTAAATGCTGAATTATTAGCACCAGGTACCCATGCAGGAAGACTCACTATTTACTCCAAGTCAGCTGTCGAAAAGTTAGGAGGTTTATTCCAATAATTTGGAAAAATAGGTGATTATTATGGATTCATACTCAATTATTATTAAACCTCATGTTACTGAAAAAACCATGAACTTAATTGATCAAAATAATGAGATTACTTTTGTTGTACGCCGTACAGCTAATAAATCACAAATCAAAAGAGCTTTTGAACAATTATACGAAGAAAAAGTAGAAAGAGTCAACACTCACATTACTACTAAAGGTGAAAAAGTAGCATACATCAAACTTGTTGAAGAAGAAATGGCAGAAGAACTCGCTGTCAGAATAGGTGTATTCTAAGGAGGAATTTGAATGGGAAAACGATTAATACATCAAAGAAGAGGAAGAGGAACTCCTGCTCACCGTGTTGCTTCTCATCGTTTTAAAGATAAAATTAAATACAGATCCTACGATGCATTAGAAAAAGAAGGCAGTATTAAAGGTAAAGTCGTTGACATTTTACATGACCCAGCAAGAACCGCTCCTATTGCAGAAGTAAAATTCGAAAATGGTGAAAAGAAATTTATCTTAGCACCTGAAAGCATTCAAATTGGAGATGAAATTGAATGCGGTATTTCTGCACCTATTAAATTCGGTAATACATTACCTCTTGCTGAAATTCCTGAAGGTACTCCAATTTACGATATTGAAAACACACCTGGTGACGGTGGACGTTTTGTAAGATCTTCTGGAACTTATGCGTCTGTTGTTACTCATGATGCAAATCAAGCTGTTGTTGAATTACCATCTGGTGAATTAAAATACTTAAATCCTAAATGCCGTGCAAGTATCGGTGTTGTTGCTGGTGGAGGTAGAAAAGATAAACCGTTCCTTAAAGCGGGTAAAAGATGGCATGCTTACAAAGCTAAAGGTAAGAAGTTTATGACTGTTAGAGGAGTAGCAATGAATGCTGTTGATCACCCTCACGGGGGAGGTAACAGACAACATCCTGGTCGTCCAACTACTGTTTCAAGACACGCACCACCGGGAAGAAAAGTTGGTTCCATTGCAGCTAAAAGAACAGGTTTAAAAAGATAGATAGAGGGTGTTTCATTGGCAAGAAAAATATTTAAATATAAAGGTTATACTCTTGAAGAACTTCAGGACATGTCTTTAGAGGAAGTAATGGAATTATTCCCTGCAAGACAAAGAAGATCTTTAAAAAGAGGATTCTTACCAAGACAACAAATTGTTTTGGATAAAATGAGAAAATTAAATAAAGAAGGAACTAAAGATGGTCGTCCTGTAGTTATTAGGACCCATTGCAGAGACATGATTGTAATACCTGAAATGGTTGGAACCACTTTCGGTATTTATGATGGTCAGAATTTTGTTGAAGTCACTATTGCACCAGAAATGATTGGTCATTACTTTGGTGAATATGCACCAACCAGAAAAAGAGTTCAACACGGAGA
The nucleotide sequence above comes from Methanobrevibacter sp.. Encoded proteins:
- the rpsS gene encoding 30S ribosomal protein S19; the encoded protein is MARKIFKYKGYTLEELQDMSLEEVMELFPARQRRSLKRGFLPRQQIVLDKMRKLNKEGTKDGRPVVIRTHCRDMIVIPEMVGTTFGIYDGQNFVEVTIAPEMIGHYFGEYAPTRKRVQHGDPGMGATRSSMFVPLK
- the rpl3p gene encoding 50S ribosomal protein L3; the protein is MVRHHQPRKGSVAFSPRKRAAKETPRVKSWPQIDEPKLLGLAGYKVGMTHAMVTDTDKNSPTNGMDIFTPVTVLEVPPVVVMGIRAYEKTSRGLKVITEVLADNLDKELSRKISLPKEYNKSEAIAKIQGALENTEEIRVLVHTNPKVTSVPKKKPDIFECGIGGANPEEKLNTALELLGNEVKASEIFNEGEFVDAIATTKGKGFQGVVKRWGIRIQYGKAVRAGKGRHVGSIGPWTPRRTMWTVAQAGQMGYHKRTEFNKRILKIASADEVDQVNPDGGFVKYGLVKNDYVLVKGSLPGPSKRLVILRQPIRPNNKAEDIPQINYISTKSKQGV
- a CDS encoding 50S ribosomal protein L23 gives rise to the protein MDSYSIIIKPHVTEKTMNLIDQNNEITFVVRRTANKSQIKRAFEQLYEEKVERVNTHITTKGEKVAYIKLVEEEMAEELAVRIGVF
- the rpl4p gene encoding 50S ribosomal protein L4, producing the protein MKVNVYSINGEVKEEIELPAIFDEVYRPDLIKRAVLSAQSARVQPWGNDPMAGKRTSAKGWGSGRGTARVPRIKNGSKAAFVPMAIGGRKAHPTRAEKNHHEKINIKERRFAIRSAVAATTNKEIVENRGHKVADLEQVPIIVEDDIESVKTTKQTREIFQNLGVYDDIIRAKEGKRIRAGRGKTRGRKYKKVKGPLVVVGEDKGINLGARNHAGVDVVAVENLNAELLAPGTHAGRLTIYSKSAVEKLGGLFQ
- a CDS encoding 50S ribosomal protein L2, with the translated sequence MGKRLIHQRRGRGTPAHRVASHRFKDKIKYRSYDALEKEGSIKGKVVDILHDPARTAPIAEVKFENGEKKFILAPESIQIGDEIECGISAPIKFGNTLPLAEIPEGTPIYDIENTPGDGGRFVRSSGTYASVVTHDANQAVVELPSGELKYLNPKCRASIGVVAGGGRKDKPFLKAGKRWHAYKAKGKKFMTVRGVAMNAVDHPHGGGNRQHPGRPTTVSRHAPPGRKVGSIAAKRTGLKR